The Ignavibacteriota bacterium genome contains the following window.
GCAACCGCAAGTTTTTGCATTGTTCGGATTGTTAAATACAAATCCGCTACCATGCATATCATCCACATAATCCAAAGTAACACCCATCAAATAAAAAAGGCTTTTATTATCAATAATTAAATTTAGATTATGTAATTCAATAAGTTTGTCAAAATCATTCACTTCTGAATCGAAACCAAGTATATAATTCATCCCTGAACATCCTCCACTCTGAGTACCAAGTCTAAGTGAATATTCATCAGG
Protein-coding sequences here:
- a CDS encoding iron-sulfur cluster assembly accessory protein → MNAVINDTEVELIPTGVTGSDEQDAIMITRRALDKISSIRQENSVPDEYSLRLGTQSGGCSGMNYILGFDSEVNDFDKLIELHNLNLIIDNKSLFYLMGVTLDYVDDMHGSGFVFNNPNNAKTCGCGGGGH